Part of the Vigna angularis cultivar LongXiaoDou No.4 chromosome 1, ASM1680809v1, whole genome shotgun sequence genome, AGAAGAGCTGTTGCTGGTTGCATTGAAGATCACAGACAAGATTTGTTTCTCCCCACTGCCAATAGAGAAGTGATTAGGAGACACTTTCATAGAAGCGCCATATGGAGCACTCCAACCAACGTTGTATGTTTCATTTTCAGCAATGTTTTGGATTGTTCTTTGCACTACTCTAGATTGGTTCAACATTGCTATTGTGATTGAGGGCAAGTTCAGATCAGGGCCATAAACTGTAGAGTTATAAGTCCAGCAATTTTGACCGGTGTAGTTTAGCACTGTAGGAGTTGAACCATTGATACCACATAGGAATGACATGTAATCATCATAACCTACGAAGAAAAATATGTGTAGTGACACTTCAAATTCAGAACCCAGGTTTGTTTATTAATGACACTGCTTTCACAGATTAAAGCTAGTACAGTGAGATATTGAGCTAaagttgaaattgaaattttgaagcATTTGAACTTGCAAGGACattataatgatttaaaagtTCATTAGCTAAGTGAGACTTACTAGAATCAAAAAGCAATCCCGGATTTAATGCTGCAGTAGCATTCACAAAACCGCTTCCCATGTCAAAGGGAGTTGCTGGAGATAGGTTAAGGTCTGTGGCAGGATATGATCTCTGAGCCATTATTGACCTCCCATTGCTGTCATACAGAGAAGCTGAGGTGGAAAGTGCAGATCCAATGGCTGCAGGACTGAAATTGGGAAACTTTCTCTTAACTAGAGCAGCAAGACCAGCAACATGAGGTGCAGCCATGCTTGTGCCAGACATCAATGCAAAATTCTCACCTGTTGCAACAATGCAGATCAGATATTCAATTTCACTGTGTTGACTTGACATGGTTAATTAACCAAAATTCCTATTTCCTATTGTAGACTATATAGATTATGAAGATGTTTAAGTAGGGACAGACAAAATGAACACCTGAGATCTGTTCATTGTATTGTTTTCTAAGTAAATTTGTTTATGTATTGACAAACCTAGAAATTCAACAGAATCAGAGGCAACAGAACTCCAAGCAGCCCATATAAGATTTCCAGGTGCTACCAAATTGGGTTTCATAATGTCAGCTTCATGAGGAAGACTGTCCTCTGGATCTGGTCCCCTGGCAGAGTAATACACAACCTTTGGGGCCTCATTATTGTAGTTAGCTTCTAATCCCCCACCAATACTAGCAACAGCCccaaatttaacaattttattagaGTCCCCATCTATTTCCAGTGAAGAATTGTAGTATTGCAGTAATATCTGTCcagttgaagaaaaaaaaaacaaagtgaaTAGTTGGCATTAAGGTATCATTCCCACACATGTAAGCAAATGATAGAAATAAGTTGACTATCCACACCATGTGGTTTTCATAGAGACATTAAGTACTTAAAGAGAGCAACAAAGATGACATACATATGCCATGTAAAATTCAAGCCCAAGAAAGTAAGAACAAAGACAGTAGACATGTGTATTTAATCAAGCATGTTCAAAGGAGAAAATTAGTAATGCACCTTGGAATCATTTGCAGATGGAATTATTATGCCAGGCATTTTCATTGGAACTGGGTTAAGCTGAAAAGAAGACACAAAAGGATCCATGGAGAAAACAACTCCAACCGCACTAAGGTTCATGGCTGTTTCCATGGCCTGTTTGATGGTGGAGAGCCCAAGCACAAATCGGACTGAATAGCTACAGATCAAAAGGTTGCCCTGAACCAAATCGTGACTGAATATACTTGCATCTTGACACTCACCAATATACATAGCATCAGCAACTGTTATGGTTTTGTTCAAAGCATGTCGTGCATGAATCAGTTTGAACATTGTGTTCTCATGTGTGCCGGCtgggaaaattaaaaaaatgaaagagtagGGTAGTAACTAACAAGTAAATCTCATAAGGCACGCTGATATAACATTTGAATCAATTTTACTCAGAGGAACTTCAATGTAACACGATATAAAGCCTTTAAGTTGCCAAAAAGTGGCTGTTCACAATGTAGCAGTGTCGATTTTAGATCTTGGATTTCTTTGTCCTTGATTGGGATTCATCATGTAGGAAAAAAAAGTCACTTGTAACATGCTAACAATGGAGAAATTATTAAGCAGTACTTGAGACTATTTTAGACCAGGACCATTTAATAATGTCTCGTGAAAATGATGCCAAAAAATGTAGTTTCAAACATTGCCTAATTTGATTCATACAAGTTGAAACCGGAAGGGACTTCTGAATCAATACTATGAAACAAATCCTGCAAAGGTGTTGATTCTCTGGCCAATAAGCCAATATGTATTTCTTGTGTTTGGAAGAAGGTAATCGTTGTAAAACATTGTAGATGATTCTCATTTGAGGAACTGAACATGTCATTAAACTCACTAGTCATTTGATGAATTGCTTCTTAAGGATGTCTAAAGATGGTGTGGAAGATCATGTTATTCCTAATCAAATGCAAGAATGCATACTAGATCATGACAAACTCAACCTTAACAAAAAAATAGGTGGTGGGGATTCTGAAGAGGAATGCAAGTAATTACTTTCTCATCTGCTTTACTTTAGTAATCTCAAAACCAAATTGCACCATTAAGGTCAGAAGTCCTAGTCTTAAACAGTCATGTATAGCTAACTGGGATAAGAGAAACAGAACCTTACGTGCAAGTCCAACTCCAGGTATGGTCACATTATTTCCAAGACATAGGGAGTTGCTATAAACACGATCATGAGAGGTGGCACCAACTGTAAAGATCCAAGGACTAAAGGAGGACATGCTCATAGGTGATGGTCCAGTGTTTCCAGCAGCTTGCACTACAAAAATACCTGCTTTTACAGCTGACAGCAATGCCATATCAATTGGGTTGAAAAAAGTTGCAATACCAGAAGGACGCCTATTAGGAGCGATTGACAAGCATATTATGTCAACACCATCCTGAGCTGCCTGTAAACAATTGATTATACTTCAAGCCTTATCATAAATTTGAACTTGTGGAGACAATTTTCAAAACAAGGGAATAACCAAGGAAATTATCAGCACTTAACACCAACTCTTTGATTCAATACCATGCATACCTTAATGAAAATATGGATAACAATAACTATGTAGTTAACCAAGTAATCACATATTGGTATGTACAATAGGAAGGAACACGTAACTTAAACATGAAGCAGAAGAACAAAATATATCAAGTGTCAGCAATTCAcctcaaataaaattatcaaatattgcTGACATTTACGCATAAATTTCATTTCCAATGAAAGTAGAGGTACCTGGTCAATGGCTGCAACAACATCTGCCGCAAATCCTCCAAATCTCTTGTATAGTGCCTTGTAAATGGAAATGCTGTAAAAGATTGAAATAGAAAGCATTgagttacatatatataaaataaaagttatctaTGCTTGcatgaaattattataaatcCAGGTTAGAACAGATCCATTGTTTCATTTTGTTCTTGaacaattttcataatttgttggCTGatgttgaaaacaaaattatgtgTAGATAAAATCTATGGAGATTGGCACAAAAAGAGATTGGAGTGGGGAAAATTTATGATACAATGTGGGGAAAATTTATGAATGACAGGTAATGTACACAGGGACATTGGAGTGGTCCATTTCATAGGACAAATAACTATTTTTGTTCTGAACCTGGCCCAAgcattgaagtttttttttttttctagaaaatcatgtaattttaaaaagacaGGAAATATTTTCTCCTTCTGAAATCCAAGTCTTATTATCTATAGACCTTTTAGCACCTAGTTGAGAAATTATCTGCAAAGCAAAAGACGTTTAGTATTTTTTCAgataaaatttatctttgtaTCAGTAGATAtctactttcttcttttttgtccCTTTTAAGTCCTGTGGTTCATTTAGTCTCATCTTCTCTAACTATTCTCCAAACCAACGCACTAATAATAATGACACATgagtttttaacttttataaagtTCAGTATTAGTTACTGCGAATGAGGAGCCATCCCACTAGCATTTCCAAAAAATTGTCCAGCAACGATCACTGGAATTCCATGGTTTCCAGCTGCAACAGAAGCTGTATGCCTGTATATTACAGATACATCAGAATGAACTTTCAGTGGAAAAACAAGTAAAATGAAGTTTTAGTTTTGTGGAACACTTAATTCAAATGACCATCATAATTTGAACTTCTGATTCAAAGAAACATTCATAAATCTGACATATAAGTTCATTTTAAACTTTCAAGCATTGACTAGAATCAGATTTGTAAGTAGAAATCCCAGACTATTTGTCAACAAttcttttccaaaacaattGAAACAGGAAAGAGCAGGGCAAAAACCAATTGATGAGTTCAGAATTCAGATGAACAGAAGGTAGACAGAAATGATTCATCAATGTTCAAGTAGACGAGGGAAAGAACTTCAGAAAGATAACGGAGTTGTTGAAAGACAGATTTGTTAATATGGAAAAAATGAGGGGAAAGCACTAAATGGGAAATGGTCAATTGTTGTATACAACAAATGAACACAAAACTAAGTTGGAAATGCAAAAAACTCACGTGCCATGGCCATCTCCATCAAAGGGAGAAGCATAGTCCTGAGATGAGTTGAATATTCCTCTGGTTATAGCAGAAGCGGCAAAATGTCTGGCCCCAACAAGCTTCCTATTGCAAGAACCAGATGGAAAATCTGGAGTAACCTCACAGACGCCAGAGAAATTAGCAGGAATAGGGAAAGGATGTTGAGATTTATCATCAGCAAAACTAGGGTGTGTAGGATCAATGCCAGTGTCAACAAACCCAATAGTGATTCCTTCTCCAGCAGTTTCAAACCCACCTGCTTGAAACCAAGCTCCCTGTGGCAGCCCCAAAAATTGTGGAGTGTGGGTGGTTGCAGTCCTCACAGAAAAATCCAAAACCACATTGGAAACTTCTCTTCTCCTTGAAAGTTTGTCTGCCTTCAAGATTTCAGAAAACAAGAACGTGTTGGTTGAAGAAATTTATCAAATCACAGATAGAAACACCAAACCACGAATAAATGGAAACAAGAAATAAACAAGCACATGTTTCTTCACAGAATAAGACAAAATCAAGATGCAGAAAAGTAAAAGCATACCATACCTGCTGTTGGGTAACCAGCACAGCAAATCCATTAATCAAGTAATGATAGCTATAGAGCTTCAGATATTTCTCCCCCTTAAAGACCTTACTCAACAACGAGTCATGAACTCGGGCAAAGTATGAACCATATCCCTTATCTGCCTTTGTAACATTCTGATGTCTGAAAGAACCAAAAGACCATACAATCTCTCAAATATAGCACAACTAGGCAAAAAAGTCAAgaaattagaagaaaataaaaataagaatggaCAGAGCACCAAGAGTTTAGAATATCAAACAGATATAATGATAAGATTCTCAAACAACTTGTCCACG contains:
- the LOC108321894 gene encoding subtilisin-like protease SBT2.2 isoform X2; translation: MLGGALHSKTQMGNLHWSHKHSLVLCLLAMLLIPSLCQIEVATGVYIVTLRQAPASHYHHELITVGNKSVKSGHGASGRRRTRMHKPRHQNVTKADKGYGSYFARVHDSLLSKVFKGEKYLKLYSYHYLINGFAVLVTQQQADKLSRRREVSNVVLDFSVRTATTHTPQFLGLPQGAWFQAGGFETAGEGITIGFVDTGIDPTHPSFADDKSQHPFPIPANFSGVCEVTPDFPSGSCNRKLVGARHFAASAITRGIFNSSQDYASPFDGDGHGTHTASVAAGNHGIPVIVAGQFFGNASGMAPHSHISIYKALYKRFGGFAADVVAAIDQAAQDGVDIICLSIAPNRRPSVQAAGNTGPSPMSMSSFSPWIFTVGATSHDRVYSNSLCLGNNVTIPGVGLAPGTHENTMFKLIHARHALNKTITVADAMYIGECQDASIFSHDLVQGNLLICSYSVRFVLGLSTIKQAMETAMNLSAVGVVFSMDPFVSSFQLNPVPMKMPGIIIPSANDSKILLQYYNSSLEIDGDSNKIVKFGAVASIGGGLEANYNNEAPKVVYYSARGPDPEDSLPHEADIMKPNLVAPGNLIWAAWSSVASDSVEFLGENFALMSGTSMAAPHVAGLAALVKRKFPNFSPAAIGSALSTSASLYDSNGRSIMAQRSYPATDLNLSPATPFDMGSGFVNATAALNPGLLFDSSYDDYMSFLCGINGSTPTVLNYTGQNCWTYNSTVYGPDLNLPSITIAMLNQSRVVQRTIQNIAENETYNVGWSAPYGASMKVSPNHFSIGSGEKQILSVIFNATSNSSSASYGRIGLYGNQGHVVNIPVAVIFKIL
- the LOC108321894 gene encoding subtilisin-like protease SBT2.2 isoform X1 — translated: MLGGALHSKTQMGNLHWSHKHSLVLCLLAMLLIPSLCQIEVATGVYIVTLRQAPASHYHHELITVGNKSVKSGHGASGRRRTRMHKPRHQNVTKADKGYGSYFARVHDSLLSKVFKGEKYLKLYSYHYLINGFAVLVTQQQADKLSRRREVSNVVLDFSVRTATTHTPQFLGLPQGAWFQAGGFETAGEGITIGFVDTGIDPTHPSFADDKSQHPFPIPANFSGVCEVTPDFPSGSCNRKLVGARHFAASAITRGIFNSSQDYASPFDGDGHGTHTASVAAGNHGIPVIVAGQFFGNASGMAPHSHISIYKALYKRFGGFAADVVAAIDQAAQDGVDIICLSIAPNRRPSGIATFFNPIDMALLSAVKAGIFVVQAAGNTGPSPMSMSSFSPWIFTVGATSHDRVYSNSLCLGNNVTIPGVGLAPGTHENTMFKLIHARHALNKTITVADAMYIGECQDASIFSHDLVQGNLLICSYSVRFVLGLSTIKQAMETAMNLSAVGVVFSMDPFVSSFQLNPVPMKMPGIIIPSANDSKILLQYYNSSLEIDGDSNKIVKFGAVASIGGGLEANYNNEAPKVVYYSARGPDPEDSLPHEADIMKPNLVAPGNLIWAAWSSVASDSVEFLGENFALMSGTSMAAPHVAGLAALVKRKFPNFSPAAIGSALSTSASLYDSNGRSIMAQRSYPATDLNLSPATPFDMGSGFVNATAALNPGLLFDSSYDDYMSFLCGINGSTPTVLNYTGQNCWTYNSTVYGPDLNLPSITIAMLNQSRVVQRTIQNIAENETYNVGWSAPYGASMKVSPNHFSIGSGEKQILSVIFNATSNSSSASYGRIGLYGNQGHVVNIPVAVIFKIL